From the genome of Pelotomaculum isophthalicicum JI:
AAATTTTAAGCAGGGTTAAAAAATAATAACATTACTCACTTTTTAAGAATAACAAAAAAGGCTTGAACTCCTTGCAAATACAGGGTTTTCAAGCCTTTTTATAGTTTGTAACTGTCAAAGATGAGATCATACCCCAGTTTGATGGACACGGCAAATGGCTGATACAATAAAACCAGTGGAGGTGTCCATTTTGAAACGTTTTGACAAGCAATTTCTATGTCTGCCTAGACAACCTAATGTCAATTATAATTTTTGCTCAATTTCCGTAACACATTCGGTTTTGATTTTTTCAACCAGGAATTGCAGGGCATCTACAACATGTGGTCTAATATCGCCGCCTATCATTACATACATTATGTCATCACCAACTTCAAGCCGGCCTTCATTAAGCCAAACTTTAACATAGAAGATACCATCCATTTTATAAGTTTCCGCAATCGCCGCATCAACTTTCATTGCATCATAAGCAAATTCCATTCCTTTTACCAACGAACCATCATTAAGCCCTTGGCGGACCTTGGCTTTGGGCGTCTGACGCACAACGCCATTATGGACTAAAAACATCCCTTCCTGTAAAGCCATTGGATCCGCTTTTGCTTCTTTGAGCCATTCATCGATAGATGGTGATACTTTTTTCATCTTTTCAATAATCATAAATGAATACACTCCTAATTTTTGCCTTTTGGGGAGAACCACTGTCTCCTCGCGTGCGGTACATTGAAACATATCTACCTGCTGAACTATCCTTAATCTTAAATTGCATCGACATGTTTTTCAACATAAAAAAAAGAGCTGACCTAATTATCAAAGGCCAGCTCTTTTTTTCTTGGTGTCGGAGACGGGACTTGAACCCGTACGGTTGCCCACACGCCCCTCAAACGTGCGGGGTAAAAAACCGTTGCGCCAAAAAGTTTGTAACCCTTGTACCCCAAGGCTTGCGGCGATTTTGATAGCGCGCTTTTGTCGCTGTTAGTGCGTACATCTTGCTCAAAAATTACACGCGAATTTTTTAGAAGGCATGTGCGCGGATAGGATGTGCGCGTCTGATTTATTATTCGTCAGAAGCATTAAGAATCCTTTTTTGTAATCTTGATTGTGCTGGGCCGGCACTTCATAAATGTGTGGATTAAGTTTATAAGATGATCAAAAAATACCCTTTTTGTGATATAGTTGAGGTAAGAAATAAAGTCAAGTTACTTGTAACGGGGTGATAACAATGGCTATTGAACGTTTAATAGAGGAAATAAAGAAGCTTTCACCGGCTGATCGATACAAGCTGCGTATTACCCTAGAGGCCGAAGATTTTAGCACATCAGATATTGAGGCATCAAAACAGGCGGCTGGCAAGTGGAATGACATAGACGCAGAGAAATTGATTGAGGATATCTACGAGAGTCGCCAATACAACCCCAGAAGAGTAGAGGTCGGTTGGTAATGGCAAAGTTCTTGTTGGATACAGATTGGGCAATTTATTATCTTCGAGGGAAAGAAACCTTTGTCAAAGCTGTTGATAAGTACCGGGCAAATTAGGGGACAACAACAAGGATGGGGGAAACGCAAAAAATAGAGGTGGCAGCCGCAAGCGTTTTGAAAAACCAAAAAAAGCCGTGGATTACTGCCCACGGCTTTTGTAGTATTTGGTGTCGGAGACGGGACTTGAACCCGTACGGTTGCCCACACGCCCCTCAAACGTGCGCGTCTGCCAGTTCCGCCACTCCGACATGTGAACGCAAGTGGCCCTTGCACATGATATTATAACAGACAGACATTTTGAAAGCAAGTGGTTAGTGTGTGGTTAGTATTGTAGATTGTTAGTATCACGGATTTTGAGGTGATTAAAGACAGTCTTTGTAGAATGAATATAAAACCTATTGTAATCAGAAAAGATTTGAGATAGACTAACTTTACTAACTAGCATGTTGACCGTTTGTTTCTTTAGAACTAATAAAAATACATGGAGGAAAATCTGTTGTACCCTCAAACTCATGTATACTTTGCTGAAACTGTACTGGGAAAACAGGGTGATATTGTTACGTTGGGAAGTATTTTACCGGATATGCTTATCGGGAAGGATTTTAACCATAATGAAGCTCACAGCAAAGGTGTGGAGATATATAATTTTGCCGGAAAGGATAGCTTAATACTGGATTTCGGCAAGGCAGTCTCTACTCACGGGTTTAATCCAAAGGGCTTGGATTATTACGGGGATGAGAAATACCTGGATTACGAAAGAGGTTATTGTTTTGAAAAAGCAAGACCTTTTATAGCAAGAACAGTGGAAGCTTGCAATATACCCGTGGAAATGGGATGGTGGAAAGCTCATAATATTATTGAAATGGGCGTGGAAACTATTATCAGTTCAACTGATTATTATAGTGAAAGAATTAAAACTGCGCTTTATAATAGATGTCTGATCAATAAAGTAGATGAAATACTTCGTGAACTATGGAAAAAGAGCAGTCTTAACTTTGCGCGGCGGGTTGAACGGTTTGCCGGATTTGTTGAAATAGAAAGGGCTACCGCTGAATCGCTGGCTAAAAAATACTATATACAGATGCAGTTTAGACACCATGTGGAGATAGATGTGAAAATGGTTACAAAGTTAATTAATGATGCTGCGGAAAGTGTGATCTTAGACTTAAATGATTTTTTTAATATTACCTCAGGTTTGGTAAAAAATAATATTGAAGCTTTGCTCAATGAGTAGCTTTGTTTCAAAGCTTTCTTCTAAATTTTGGGTATGCGTAGTGTACTGATCATAGCCAGCGCAAGAATAAAACTGGCAACTAATAATACTATATGGCTAGGTATAAGTAAAACAATTATAGCCAGGGCGGTTCCACAAACAGTGATGGGGATACCCTGAAAGTAAGAGGGAGTGCATGACACGTTATACCGGGCCAGACGTAAGCCTCCGCAAAGTGTAAAAATACAGAAACATACCAATCCCGCCAAGCTCCAATTACCCGCCACGGAGCTGTACATCAAGGCGGCCGGCGCTATACCGAAAGAAACCATATCAGCCAAAGAATCAAATTCTTTGCCAAACGCCGATGCTGCATTATAACGGCGAGCCAGCATTCCATCGAAACGATCCATCAAAGCTGCCAAAATAATCAAGATGATGCTCATTGTGTAGTTATGGCTCAGTGTATTAGCCAGGGCTACGACGCCTAGCAGTAGATTGGCTGCGGTACATATATTGGGTACTATTGCAATCCTGCTCACATGTACACCCCTGTCTTTTCTTTTAAAGATTAAATGCGTCATTCAGATGTTCGTGTTTTCTCGTCAGGCAATATCCCTATCACAGTTTCTCCGGCTTTGACATGTTCACCCTTTTTTACCAATATTTTAGTGCCGGGTGGGAGGAATAATTCATTGCCGGAACCAAATTTAATAATACCGATAATATCACCTGCAGATAAAATATTGCCTTCATTAACCCAGCATTTTATTCTGCGAGCGATAAATCCAGTGATTTGGCAAACCATTATTTTGAAGCCATTGCTTTCAATACCGATAAAATTTTTTTCATTGATCTCCGAAGCATGGCTTTTAAAGGCCGGTATAAACTTTCCCGGACGATAATGTCTGAATTTCACTTCCCCCTGCAATGGTGACCGGTTGATATGCACATTAAAAATAGATAGAAATATAGCGACCCGGATAGTTTTATCCATAATATATTTGTCTTCAAAGGCTTCTTCTATCTCAATGATTCTGCCGTCCGCCGGTGAGAGAATCAAGTTCCCGTCTTCCGGTATGTTTCTTTTGGGATTACGGAAGAAAAATAGCACAAAAAGAAACATCAAGGCAGGAATAGGAGAAAGTATTGGGATATTACGGTACAGGTATGCGAACAGCGCAGCAAGAAGCAACAGATAATGCCAGGTTAATCGAAGACTGACGGCAGTCCTGGCAAGCATATTCTCAGATTGATTTTTATTAATCAACTCTTAGGATTTCCCCTTTACCATTTTGTTCACTTGCTAATTATATATTTAAATAATCATAACCTGTAAGGCAATTCATTGCAAGAACTAAGGTTGCTCTACCCTTATTAAATATTAATTTTATCTGCAAAACATGCTGTGATAGAATGGTTATGAAAAAAACAGGGGAATGTGAACTATGAACGCAGCCCTTTACAACCGGTACTCCGAGCATCTGGTTAAAAAATACGGGAAAAAAGTATATAAACTGCCTATTAACCTGCCGGGTACGTGTCCGAATAGAGACGGCAAGGTTGGCGAAGGCGGATGTATTTTTTGCGATGAGCAGGGCTCCGGTTTTGATTGTCTGTCTAATATGCTTTCAGTTAAACTTCAGCTAAAAGAGAATAAGGAATATTTCAGCAAACGTTTTAAAGCTGAGAAGTTTATTGCGTACTTCCAGGCTTTTACCAATACTTATCAGCCTTTTGAGCTTTTTCGGGATAATATTCTGGAAACGGTAACTGAAGATGATTTAGTCGCGATATCTATTTCAACCAGGCCGGATTGTGTTAATGATTGCTACCTGGATTTTTTGCAGGAAGTAAGAAATGATCATAAGATAGACATAAGCATTGAACTTGGCCTGCAAACCGTTAATTATCATACCTTGGTACGGGTTAACCGGGGGCACACCCTGGCCGAGTTTATTGATGCGGTTAACCGGATTAAGGCCAGGGATTTTGACGTCTGCGCCCACTTAATTCTTAATTTGCCCGGGGACAATTATCAGGACGCTGTAGAAAACGCCAAGGTCCTTTCAGCTTTACGGGTAGACTATGCCAAACTGCATTCCCTTTATGTTGTCGGGGGTACTCCTCTCGGCGACATGTATCAAAAAGGCCGGTTTGAAATTATTTCTATGCAGGAATATATCGAAAGAGTAGCATGCTTTTTAGAGTATCTTGATCCGGGAATAGTAATTCAGCGCTTGGTCGGTAAAGGGCCAAAGGATAACTTGCTGTTTTGCAACTGGGGGGTTAGCTGGTGGTTGGTTAAAAAAAAGATAGAAGACTACATGGAAGGGGAAAATATTTACCAGGGTAAAAAGTTTGATTACTTGAATGGAAAAGCGCTGAAAGGTATGTTTTAATAAAGATAGTGGTATATATGTTGATGCAATAATACTTTTCGCACATAAAGGCGCGTTTCTGGAAATGGTATTTCATCTATTTTTTCTTCACCCCCGCTGAGATTCTTCCGGTCAAGCCAGTCTTTGACGTTACCCAGCCCGCCGTTGTAAGCAGCCAGAACAAGTACGATGTCGCCGTTAAATTCTTTCCCTAGGTCTGCGATATACCATGCCCCCAGCTTTATGCTGGTTTCCGGATCTAATAACTTTTCCATACTAATTGCCGGTTCGCCTATCTGGCGGGCGATCCACTGGCCGGTCTCCGGCATGATCTGCATCAAACCGCGGGCTCCCCGGTCAGAGACGGCCCGGCTGTTAAAATTACTTTCTGTTTTCATTATCGCCACTAGAAGAAATGGGTCGACGTGATATTTATTCGCGTAGAAAAATATCGTATCCCGGTAGGGGAAAGGGTAGAAAAACCTCGCGATATTACCGGAATTAAATAATATTAACAATACTAACAGGAGGAAAAATACTCTGCGCTTAATCCTCCCTCTGTTCAACCTTTTGCGAAAGGCAGCGGCCAAAATTATCACTCCGCGAGAAACATGAATTAACTGCTTATAATATGTTATATTTGATCTGCTTCTTGAACATGTTCATTTTTTAAATCAGCCAGGTGTTGATCTATCTGTCTCTTGGTCTCTTCGGGCGAACCGTTGTTGTCAATGACCCGCCGGGCATATTTCAACTTTTCCACTTGGGGCATTTGAGCCGCCACGCGCTTTCGCGCTTCCTCATCGCTCAGGCCGTCCCGCTCAATAAGCCGTTCAACCTGTTTCTGAGCGTCTACTTTCACTACCCATATCTCGTCCACACTTTTATGCAACCCGACTTCAATCAAAAGTGGAGCGTCAATGACCAGCAATCTGTCACGGGAATCGGGAAGATTATTAAATTTAATCTTTTCACTTTCTATCGCTTCCACTATTCGTGGATGGGTGATCGCATTTAACTTGGCCAGGGCGTCCGGGTCGGTAAATACAATCGAGCTCGTTTTTTTACGGTCAAGGGTGCCGTCACTATTTAAGACACCGGGACCAAAAACCTTGACAATTTCCGCGAGAGCCGGGGTTCCGGGCTGAACAATTTCCCGCGCGACTTGATCGGCGTCAATTACTACAGAGCCCAGACTTTCGAGGTAACGGCTAACGGTGCTCTTGCCACTGCCAATATTCCCGGTGAGACCAATAACTAACAATATCGATACCCTCCAACAATATGATTTTCGTTATCTGCGCGTTAGTCATGCTAAATCTTCTGGCAGGCCGGGCAGTAGTATGAACTGCGCCCGCCTATTTTTTTTCGCAATATGTTTTGGCCGCAGCGGCGGCAAGGTTTGCCTTCCCTGTTGTAAACCCGTAAAAGCTCTTGGTAATTACCGGGCCGTCCATTTCCGTCGATGAAATCCCGCACCGTTGTCCCCCTGTTTTCTATTCCCTCCTGAAGAACATCACGAATGGCATGATGGAGTCGTGTTATTTCCCGCGGATTGAGGGTTGTTGCCAGGCGTTCCGGGTTTATTTTAGCCCGGTGCAGCGCTTCATCGGTATAGATGTTGCCCAGACCCGCGATAAAGGTTTGATCGAGCAGAAGCGGTTTAATGCGAACATGTCGCCGTTTCAGTTCTTTTTTCAAGTAACTTGTGGTGAAAACCGCGCCCAAAGGTTCTACTCCCAGGTCTTTGAACCCGGAAAGGCTATTCATGGAAGAGGCAGGTACTAACCAGATCCGGCCAAATTGCCGCATGTCGGCAAAACGCAGGTGACAGCTGTTGTCGAGTGCCAGAACTAAGTGAGTGTACTTGGACAGCGGCTCGTCTTGCTGACAATACACCAGGTTGCCGGTCATACGTAAGTGGAACAGTAAATTTAACCCGTCATTCAAGATAAACAGTAAATATTTACCGCGCCTGTTTATCTTCAATATCTTTCTACCGGTAATCTTTTCCTTGAATTCATCAATGTCCGGCGTCCGGATGATTTTAGGAAGCAATATCTGCGCTGCAATAATTTTCAACCCGATCAACTTGGGCTGGAGTGTTCGCATAACAGTTTCTACTTCAGGCAATTCCGGCATTTTATTCATCCCTTCATTTTACATCATACCAGTTTGGCCCGACTTTTATCACAACATCAAGTGGCACATCAAGTATAACAGCATTTTCCATGCACCTTTTGACTAATTGCTTAAGCTGCCCGACTTCCTCGCCTGGTGTATCGAAAATCAACTCATCGTGTACCTGAAGGATCATTTTTGCTTTAAGTCTGTGTTCAGCTATTTCCCGATGTATATTAATCATGGCAAGCTTGATGATATCCGCCGCGCTGCCCTGGATCGGCGTGTTTATCGCGGTGCGCTCACCGGCATTGCGTATAATCTTGTTGGGGCTGAACAAATCCGGAAGGTAACGGCGCCTGTTTAAAAGTGTGGTTACAAACCCGGTTTCACGCGCTTCTTTGATAACCCTGTCAATATAGCATTTGACCCCGGCATACCGGGAAAAATAGTTTTCGATGTATTGCCTTGCTTCCTGACGTCCTACTTTAATGTCCCTGGCCAGCCCGAAGTCACTTAACCCGTAAACAATCCCGAAATTTATCGCCTTTGCTCTTCTGCGCGTTTCGCGTGTCACTTCTTCAGGTGAAATAACGAATATCTCCGCCGCTGTGCGTGTATGTATATCTTCCCCGTTTTTGAACGCCTCAATCAGTACCGGGTCGCCGCTTATATGGGCGAGGATGCGCAGCTCGATCTGGGAGTAGTCCGCCGTGAGCAATAAATTCCCCGCCCGGCAGGGAATGAATACTTTTC
Proteins encoded in this window:
- a CDS encoding molybdenum cofactor biosynthesis protein MoaE, translated to MIIEKMKKVSPSIDEWLKEAKADPMALQEGMFLVHNGVVRQTPKAKVRQGLNDGSLVKGMEFAYDAMKVDAAIAETYKMDGIFYVKVWLNEGRLEVGDDIMYVMIGGDIRPHVVDALQFLVEKIKTECVTEIEQKL
- the pssA gene encoding CDP-diacylglycerol--serine O-phosphatidyltransferase: MSRIAIVPNICTAANLLLGVVALANTLSHNYTMSIILIILAALMDRFDGMLARRYNAASAFGKEFDSLADMVSFGIAPAALMYSSVAGNWSLAGLVCFCIFTLCGGLRLARYNVSCTPSYFQGIPITVCGTALAIIVLLIPSHIVLLVASFILALAMISTLRIPKI
- a CDS encoding phosphatidylserine decarboxylase family protein, whose amino-acid sequence is MINKNQSENMLARTAVSLRLTWHYLLLLAALFAYLYRNIPILSPIPALMFLFVLFFFRNPKRNIPEDGNLILSPADGRIIEIEEAFEDKYIMDKTIRVAIFLSIFNVHINRSPLQGEVKFRHYRPGKFIPAFKSHASEINEKNFIGIESNGFKIMVCQITGFIARRIKCWVNEGNILSAGDIIGIIKFGSGNELFLPPGTKILVKKGEHVKAGETVIGILPDEKTRTSE
- a CDS encoding TIGR01212 family radical SAM protein (This family includes YhcC from E. coli K-12, an uncharacterized radical SAM protein.); amino-acid sequence: MNAALYNRYSEHLVKKYGKKVYKLPINLPGTCPNRDGKVGEGGCIFCDEQGSGFDCLSNMLSVKLQLKENKEYFSKRFKAEKFIAYFQAFTNTYQPFELFRDNILETVTEDDLVAISISTRPDCVNDCYLDFLQEVRNDHKIDISIELGLQTVNYHTLVRVNRGHTLAEFIDAVNRIKARDFDVCAHLILNLPGDNYQDAVENAKVLSALRVDYAKLHSLYVVGGTPLGDMYQKGRFEIISMQEYIERVACFLEYLDPGIVIQRLVGKGPKDNLLFCNWGVSWWLVKKKIEDYMEGENIYQGKKFDYLNGKALKGMF
- a CDS encoding lytic transglycosylase domain-containing protein, with the translated sequence MIILAAAFRKRLNRGRIKRRVFFLLLVLLILFNSGNIARFFYPFPYRDTIFFYANKYHVDPFLLVAIMKTESNFNSRAVSDRGARGLMQIMPETGQWIARQIGEPAISMEKLLDPETSIKLGAWYIADLGKEFNGDIVLVLAAYNGGLGNVKDWLDRKNLSGGEEKIDEIPFPETRLYVRKVLLHQHIYHYLY
- the coaE gene encoding dephospho-CoA kinase (Dephospho-CoA kinase (CoaE) performs the final step in coenzyme A biosynthesis.), with product MLVIGLTGNIGSGKSTVSRYLESLGSVVIDADQVAREIVQPGTPALAEIVKVFGPGVLNSDGTLDRKKTSSIVFTDPDALAKLNAITHPRIVEAIESEKIKFNNLPDSRDRLLVIDAPLLIEVGLHKSVDEIWVVKVDAQKQVERLIERDGLSDEEARKRVAAQMPQVEKLKYARRVIDNNGSPEETKRQIDQHLADLKNEHVQEADQI
- the mutM gene encoding DNA-formamidopyrimidine glycosylase, whose product is MPELPEVETVMRTLQPKLIGLKIIAAQILLPKIIRTPDIDEFKEKITGRKILKINRRGKYLLFILNDGLNLLFHLRMTGNLVYCQQDEPLSKYTHLVLALDNSCHLRFADMRQFGRIWLVPASSMNSLSGFKDLGVEPLGAVFTTSYLKKELKRRHVRIKPLLLDQTFIAGLGNIYTDEALHRAKINPERLATTLNPREITRLHHAIRDVLQEGIENRGTTVRDFIDGNGRPGNYQELLRVYNREGKPCRRCGQNILRKKIGGRSSYYCPACQKI